The Phoenix dactylifera cultivar Barhee BC4 chromosome 9, palm_55x_up_171113_PBpolish2nd_filt_p, whole genome shotgun sequence genome window below encodes:
- the LOC103704584 gene encoding nuclear pore complex protein NUP50A-like, with translation MGDAESALPSSKKRVAGRQLSKDNPDPDDDAPEPEMGTFERASDEVMATRRIVKVRRQQPATSTGSNPFAGVRLVPPTDSSAKITSPADQPQTGADTTASEEQNSNNEKIGKSGEEDKKIERRAVVNETEGTGENNRKSAEDIADMSAAKSDEEVKSDTKEEVSQPVEMGKEVKNGGKEAEKEAQAAAVEEEGKETEKKAGGDAEKAVGEEIEKEKQENEQKVTTMPAGSFSSFQQLSSSQNAFTGLAGTGFSSSSFSFGSIAKEGSTFGANSGSLFGLTNNGGSSSSLLGTALDASKSDKFSMQEVPIETGEENEKAVFIADAILYEYLDGGWKERGKGELKVNVSLSDAEKARVIMRSRGNYRLILNASLYPDMSLTSMDKRGLTFACANSAGEGKNALTTFALKFKDSSMVEEFRGVVTAHKGKKDPVLKTPENSPKASDD, from the coding sequence ATGGGGGATGCAGAAAGtgcccttccttcatccaagaaGAGAGTTGCTGGTAGACAACTCTCTAAGGATAATCCTGATCCAGATGATGATGCTCCTGAGCCAGAGATGGGCACTTTCGAAAGAGCCAGTGATGAAGTGATGGCAACCAGGAGAATTGTCAAGGTTCGGCGCCAGCAACCTGCAACATCTACTGGTTCCAATCCTTTTGCTGGTGTTCGCTTGGTTCCTCCAACCGATTCCAGTGCAAAAATAACTAGCCCTGCTGACCAGCCTCAAACTGGTGCTGATACAACAGCCTCAGAAGAACAAAACAGTAATAATGAAAAGATTGGAAAATCTGgtgaagaagataagaaaattgAAAGAAGAGCTGTAGTGAATGAAACAGAGGGGACGGGAGAGAATAACAGGAAGTCAGCAGAAGACATTGCTGATATGTCAGCAGCCAAGAGTGATGAAGAGGTCAAAAGTGATACAAAAGAAGAGGTAAGTCAACCAGTGGAAATGGGTAAGGAAGTgaaaaatggaggaaaagaAGCTGAGAAAGAAGCTCAAGCAGCAGCAGTtgaggaagaagggaaagaaactgAGAAAAAGGCCGGTGGTGATGCTGAAAAGGCAGTTGGAGAAGAAATTGAGAAAGAAAAGCAGGAAAATGAACAGAAAGTTACCACTATGCCAGCTGGATCTTTTAGTTCGTTTCAACAGTTGTCTAGTAGCCAAAATGCATTTACGGGGCTTGCAGGAACTGGCTTTTCGAGCTCTTCATTTTCCTTTGGTTCAATTGCCAAAGAAGGATCTACATTTGGTGCTAATTCTGGATCTCTTtttgggcttaccaacaacggGGGTTCTTCTTCATCATTGCTTGGTACTGCACTGGATGCTTctaaaagtgacaaattttccaTGCAGGAGGTGCCCATCGAGACAGGTGAAGAGAATGAGAAGGCAGTGTTCATTGCTGATGCTATATTGTACGAGTATTTGGATGGAGGGTGGAAGGAAAGGGGAAAGGGAGAGCTTAAAGTGAATGTCTCTTTATCTGATGCTGAAAAGGCAAGGGTTATTATGAGGTCTAGGGGTAACTACAGGCTGATCTTGAATGCAAGCCTTTACCCAGACATGTCGCTCACTAGTATGGATAAAAGAGGCCTAACTTTTGCTTGTGCGAATAGTGCTGGCGAAGGAAAGAATGCTCTCACCACATTTGCTCTGAAATTCAAGGACAGCAGTATGGTGGAAGAGTTCCGAGGGGTGGTCACAGCACACAAAGGAAAGAAGGACCCTGTTCTGAAGACACCTGAGAATTCCCCCAAGGCATCTGATGATTGA